The following coding sequences lie in one Musa acuminata AAA Group cultivar baxijiao chromosome BXJ3-1, Cavendish_Baxijiao_AAA, whole genome shotgun sequence genomic window:
- the LOC135628752 gene encoding pre-mRNA cleavage factor Im 25 kDa subunit 2-like yields the protein MVNSSVVNMYPLSNYTFGTKEAKMEKDTSVADRLARMKVNYMKEGMRTSVEGILLVQEHNHPHILLLQIGNTFCKLPGGRLKPGENEIEGLRRKLCSKLAANSPSFQPNWQIGECVAIWWRPNFETVMYPYCPPHITKPKECKKLFLVHLSEREYFAVPKNLKLLAVPLFELYDNVQRYGPVISTIPQQLSRFQFNMVSS from the exons atggtaaaCTCATCGGTGGTGAACATGTACCCACTATCGAACTACACGTTCGGCACGAAGGAGGCGAAGATGGAGAAGGACACGTCCGTCGCTGATCGCTTGGCCCGGATGAAGGTCAA CTATATGAAGGAAGGAATGCGGACAAGTGTTGAGGGTATTCTACTG GTTCAGGAGCACAATCATCCCCATATATTGTTACTGCAAATAGGAAATACATTTTGTAAGCTCCCTGGTGGACGTTTAAAGCCTGGAGAGAACG AGATTGAAGGTCTGAGGCGAAAGCTTTGTAGCAAACTTGCTGCAAATTCACCTTCATTTCAACCGAACTGGCAG ATTGGTGAGTGTGTTGCCATTTGGTGGAGACCCAATTTTGAAACTGTTATGTATCCATATTGTCCTCCTCATATTACCAAGCCCAAG GAGTGTAAGAAGCTTTTCCTCGTTCATCTGTCAGAAAGAGAATATTTTGCTGTTCCAAAAAATTTGAAGTTGCTTGCTGTTCCCTTATTTGAACTCTATGACAATGTTCAG AGATATGGTCCTGTTATCTCGACCATCCCACAACAGTTGTCGAGATTCCAGTTCAACATGGTCTCCTCATGA
- the LOC135584092 gene encoding V-type proton ATPase subunit F, with product MAGRAQIPTKNSALIAMIADEDTVTGFLLAGVGNVDLRRKTNYLIVDSKTTVKAIEDAFKEFTAREDIAVVLISQYIASMIRFLVDSYNKPVPAILEIPSKDHPYDPAHDSVLSRVRYLFSAESVASGRR from the exons ATGGCAGGGAGAGCTCAGATCCCGACCAAGAACTCTGCCCTTATAGCTATGATTGCTGATGAG GACACTGTTACTGGCTTTTTGCTGGCTGGAGTTGGCAATGTTGATTTACGAAGAAAGACAAATTACCTTATCGTGGACTCAA AAACAACAGTAAAAGCtatagaagatgcattcaaagagTTCACCGCAAGGGAGGATATTGCTGTTGTGCTGATTAGCCAATAC ATTGCAAGCATGATACGGTTTCTAGTTGATAGCTACAACAAGCCTGTGCCTGCGATCTTGGAGATTCCTTCCAAGGATCATCCGTATGACCCTGCTCATGATTCGGTTCTATCTCGAGTGAGGTACCTTTTCTCTGCAGAATCAGTTGCCTCAGGAAGgcgctga